The DNA sequence GTTTTCAGCCCTTTCATAGATAGATTAATAGTGAAGGCCCTGATACTCTTCAATAGTTTCCTTCAATGCTACGATTTGACAACAACAAATATACCCAATACTAATACCAATACAAATAACAATGATTTAAATCTAATAAATGGGGGTGGTACATAGAATCGAACCCGAATCCCTCCCCCTAAACCGAGCTCCGATACCATATAAGTAACAAGTCGCTCTAAAACCTTAAGCTCTTAGGGAAAGGTTCAAAcaggatcttatactctttaGATTTCTGGATTTCTTACTCTTATTGCTCTTTCGTATGCTTTTTCTTTGAGTTTTAGTATATTTTGCTTAGCAACAAAAAGAAATAATGTTCATTGCATTTACCAAAAATGATCATGCCGAGCAGATCATACCAGCATATTTTTATGAACGAAAAATAAAATCACAGATCAAGTACTAGCAGAGACACAGTCTAGAACATTAAGGAGAAACTAAAGGGAACAAATTAACAAAAGATAATTCAGTATACCATAAGTAGCGAAGTGTAGACTCTGGCACTGTTGCTACCTGCTAGCGGCTACTGTCTGAAACAAGCAACATCTACATATATCAGCAGCCACAAAACATTTCAAAAATGCATAAATTAGGAACATCAAGTGCAGATAACCTTTTACTATCGCCCTTATTAAGGGCCAAATTCAAGATATTTatcttcacatatttcttctaTTTCTAACTCACCAGTTGCAAAACGGAAATAAATGTTTTTAACTAGGCCATTCCTTGGGGAGTGACAAGACTAAAGAATGTTTCTCTCAAAGAAATGCTGGAATTCCAAGTTACACAAATTAGAGTGCAGCTATTACTTCGCTGAAAAAAACGGAAATGCATATATTCACAAGAAAAATATAAACCACCCACTGTGACTGCTGTCAATGTTTCTGGTACTACCTTCTAAATTTCCCGGACAAGACAGTAGAAATTAACCAAATTAGAAAATTGAAAGAAATAATAAATGTATGTCTGAAAAAGAATCCAAAGAAGTTAAAATTTTGACATTCTAAAGGAGTCTAGTGGAAGCTACATTAATGTCACATGATTCTTCTGGTCGTTGATGAACGTAGTTGTAACTCGTAAGTTTAAAATACTCATCGGGTGAATGTGCTTGCTTCATAATTAAAATGGACACTTCTTAAGATTCGGACTTCATGATTTGAAATGTAAAATGGAGTAATTTTTTATCTTCATTTATCTAGGTTGGATTCCACCTTTCAAGCAGTCATTTATCTACACTTTATTAGTATATATGGTTATCGATGAGCATAAGTCTGCAAAACATTTTTCAAAGCTATGTGTGCGCGAATAATTCAATCTCTAATCTAATTGTGCCCTAAGTTATGCAGTTACTATATACTTGACAAAAAAACAATCATGCTATATATGCCTCCCGCCGAAATAAATTAATCAGTGCCCCAAGATCCACTAGCTATTTGATGCTTGCATTCCTTGTTGTATGAAATTTATTACTCTTGTATCTCACTACAAGAGTAAGCACATAATGCATCAATTTATTTACAAAGAGAGCATATTCTATGCATACCTGAGGCAATGCTTTGACAATAGTTGCTCCTGAATTGCCACCAAGTAAATACGTTGCGAACTTAAAAGGCATTATAAAAGGTTCTTTATATCCTGGTGATAGCTTCACATACTTCAAATTTTTGAACGGAGAAGGCGTGTATTCAGGATAAAAGACAGCTTCCacaaaaaattcctaaaatatattTTAGCTAAGATATTTAAAATAAAGCAATCTGAAAGCCATATGCAATTTAAAACTAAATCTCAGCAGCATGCAATAGATTAAGATAACAGGTACATTGGGCATTCTTTATTGCAGGaatatttgatttttcaggaAGCCTTACAAATTTATAAACTTAAACTACTGTTCACCAGATAATAGTTTAAGTTTACATTTTGCTGAGGAAACAAGAAAAAAGTTAAATAAATGATTACCTGAATCATAGCAGAGTCGAGAGTAAGGATCTTGGCACTACTCAATTTCGATAACATATTTATGAAATGACGATAAGCTACAATCTTATTTTCCCAAGTCGCCTTATTGTACTGGTTTGTATCCCATAGTTTTATAGATACATTTTCCAGCTCATCAACATCTAATTTGACCTGAAAGATACCAATACAACAAAGTTCGCGGAGTTTTGGTGCCACGACCACAATCTGAAAATTACAATGAGAGGGTACAAGTAATCTGGTACCGATCACTAGGCAGGCTAATTGAGGACAAGATATAGTGAAATCGGGTATGAACCTTGTTGTGAAATATAACTTGACATCCCGCACACTAACAAGTGCAGAGAAGAAATGAGTGATATTCTGAGGTAAAGGTACATCATCCAGTTCTAAATTTAATAAATCTGGAAAAGCCCAAACTTCTTGTGGCAAATTGCACCTTTTCAAATTGAGAGTTGTCAGCGCAGGCAAGCTCATAGATGACAACGACTCTGGCAACTCGACACCATCAAGACACAGAGTTGTTAAAGCAGGCAAGCATATCAGACAAGAAACAGGTATCTTGTAGTTGGAGATATGGGGAGGGCATATCAAATGCAAAGTTTTCAGAACGGGTAACACCCATACACGATCTGATCCTGATGAATCACCGAAATCAAGAGGCGCCCTTAACTTTAGTCTCTGTGTGGTGTTAGAACTAAATGTAGACAAATTAAACGGCTGGTAACGATGAAACTCTAAATCAATATCAACCTCCACAACATTATGGTCAATTGGGTACCTAATCAACCTTCTCAAGAAACTTGGCGGAAATGGATAAACGGCAAACAACTTGAAACAAGAAACAGGAGTTTCATGGTTTCGATTGGACAAAACATGTTCCATAAATTTGATGATACCAGAATGGGTGTATGGGAAAAGTTGGTCATACCAATCAAAAGTGAGGGAAGAGGTAGTTGTCCATACATGCCTCCATCGTTTCGAGAGAACGCTAGTTTGAACTGCTTGTCGAGTGCCAAGAAATGAGAGAATCTGATGAAGTATATCGTCAGGTAAGCTGCTGAGCCTGTCCCCTTCATCTTGCTTTGCTATCTTCGGCCTCTGGTTCATTTCTATTGACCCAATCCGTTGATTTTTGTGTTGGATTAAGATTATCGTCTGGGGATAGTTTATGCTTCACGAGTTCAGGGTGTCAAGAGCGGCATAAACCATGGGAGGAGACGATGTTCTCGGGTTGATTCAATCGACTTTATAATGATTTTTTTAGATTTTTATAATCCAGGATATTATATTTAGATTTTGAATAATTTGAAATCCgaaattattcaattaatattgGAATTTGTTTTTAAAACATGACacttaattaaaattttaagaaGTTTATTAGTATTAAATCGTGTCTTACGAATTAAATAACCCAACTTGTTATAAGAgaatatttttgcaatttttttcgTGTGTGGTTGAGCTGGCCAAATACGAAGGAAATTAGCGGATCTactcttcttcaactttctcttttTTGATAATTTACATATAATTTCATCATAAAAAATTTCGATTGCAGATTATCTCATCTTTCCGCGTTCTCATAATTCactttttatattaaaaaaaaattctagtAGTACATCTTTTCTTCCCCCTTTAttaattgattttggatcttTTGTTATAAACCCGTCTTTTTTCTGAAAGATGGCCGAGAATGTAATAATTTGAGTAAAAAGGCCCAAAATGTTACTATTGAAAAATAAGGCCCAAAATATCACTTCACGACGCTATATCGTAACGTTTTGCCCATTACAATAACGCTACACGGTTTAGCATTTTCtgcttttttaaaaaaaaatcacaaatACATAACCACCCCAAATATATGTCTGTTATTCGACTATGCTGAGAGGTGAGCTATAGTCACACTGACATACATACACAAAATTGGGGATACCCATGACTGAATTTTGCACATTTATATAGACAACTACAATATAATCATTATAATCGAAAAGGGGATATAGATAGAGCCACCTCCTGCCACCATAAATTTCAGATGTCACTTTCTCTTTATATTGTGTTGATTATGTTTTGTCGATATTATGtgcatattttttattattttcagagaTACTGTGTTTATATTATTGATGCAGATGTGTTCTTAATGTGTTGAACAAAGATGATTATATATTTATGAAGTCGTGATTTTAATTTATGCTTATCTATGTAATGTTTGCTTGACATCATATTTTGTTGCATTATAACATGTAGTGTAATATACTACTTTTGTTAACATTTCTTGAAATTTACACGATAGTTGTTGAATTTTACTTGCAGTTTTGTTAATTTATATACTTTGTAAATAATATCTCTGCTTAAAATAAAGTTGAGCAACGTTCAATTTTAACTTTCCAGTCTGCAGTATCTGGCTTGAATTGGTTATTCAGATTAATCAATTGCTATAGATATTTAAGCATTTACCGATAGAACAAGGGGAATCTAGCCCTCGTACTTTAATAGAGTCGAGAAAATATTTATAGGCCTATCTGCGCTGCTTCATTGCTCAGCTGTTTATCTAATTTAAGAAGCTGAAGTTTTAGTTGGGGAATTTAGGTCTCGGGTTGTGTTAGGAAGTAGAGAAAACATTTATAACAGCCATACTATCTCTTTCAAATTGAGTTATTTGTATAATTTCTTGCACTGTTTCTCGCAGAAGTATTGTTGGTAATGACATACTTCCCAGAGTTGTTTGTCTTATACATTGTCTTCTATGTTCTCATtctttttatttcttatttttgtGAATTTATTCGGATATGGCAACATGTCATGGGTATAAGTAGTTGCAAAAAGTGAAATTCTGCTGAACTCAACTCTGTTCTGCACAGTCGAGTCCAGCGGTCACATGTACTTTCGCACTTGATTACCTGATTTTGTCATTGCATATGTTTTATATAATTGAACTTGTTAATGTCCAAAAGAGATTTTTTACTTCTATAATGGCTATCTTCTGTTACAATTATATATAACAGTGATGCACAAAAAAGAATTAAACATTCCCAGAAAGGACAGGTTCTGTTGTGATTATTGTATCTTTGGGTATATTTGTAGGCATTTAACGCCACTATCTGTAGGAAAATTTACATGTATTTTTTTATTTGAGAGAAGTCGTATTTCTGATCCTAACAAGCAAATAAGGAATTGAACCATTACAAATAtcgaaaaaaaataaaatagatAAATTTGCATCAATATGAATGTTACGAGTCATATTAATCAAGGACACTATATTTTTTCTGATTTAGAGTTACTAGGTTTTAAAAAGTTATATGTTAGGCTATTTAAGAAGTGATATGTCGTCTTCTATTTTATCATTCTCGTTGGTTTATTTAGTTTCTAGTCTATATTGTGCAAAtttttttgaacttttcaagaTTTACTAATATTGCAAATGTGTGCACGATGTTCACCAGGGACCTGTTAATACTACCCTTCATCATCTTTAGGATTCACATAGATCTTTTGATATTTGGAGGTCGGGGGGTGGTGATATGCTGAAGTGTCGGCATAAAAATCCGAATAATCAAGATGATTTCCACCGCTGGATGTTCAGATGGTTCCTTTTCTTGAGGCTACTGATTTCTATGAGGTAGTTAGGGTGACATATTTTATAGTTTGATTGGAGTCTTATATTAGCTTTCGTTGAGAGATGGCAGCCAGAGACTCATACATTTCACTTGCCTATGGGTGAGTTCACTATTACTCTGAATGATGTAGATATTATTTTAGGGCTTCCTGTTGATGGTAATGTTGTCATGTTAGGGTTCATTAATATCCAAATTGGGTTTTTAGAAGCGATTAAAAGAATTTCAAATAATACCGAACATGTTAGGGTTTATGGTTCATGGTTTGGGGCGTTTAGGCCCTACATCAAGGAGCCTAAACCCTAGGAACCAGAATTTAATTTCGTGTAAGATTTTAATTTACgactttttaatattttaagggTCATTAATCCCTATATTGGGTTTTAGAAACGATTAGAAGAATTTCATCCCTAACCCCTAGGAATcgaaatttaatttaaatcttgaACTGAATGTTTATTGTAATGTGATTCTAGGTGGCTTTATGGTCATTCCTACACTACTACGAGTGATCGTATCCTCCCTGTTACTCGGATACTCGTGGATGGGCTGGAACCATCGCAGTTCATATGGGAGCCTTACCCTCTTGATGTCATTGCTAATCATCCATCTTATTGCTTGTCTGGTGACCATATTTGGCAATACTGTGGGCCTTTGATATGTACCTTCATTGTGAAGCTTCAATTCCCTGATAGAGTTTCTAAATAGTTTGGACTCGTGCAGACTATTTATGTTGATGTTGTCTAATCCGATGCAGAGCATAATACAAATTTGACTGGAAATGACAAGATCAAATGGATGCAGAAACATGCAGCTAGTACAGCTATATGGGGGCGTCGGTTGGATCATACATTTATAGGAGACTCAATTATTCCTGAGAGTGCAGTGCCCGATTACAATCCTTGGTATTTAGAGAGGACTCATAGATTCATATCTCGTCTTGGTGCATTTAATTATCGAATTGTAATTTTTCTTCTTATTAAATCAGTTTATTGTATAGGTTGTCCTACTTGCATAGTTTCAGTTTAAatgttttattattttctttatttcATACATGAATCTTGTAACATGTGTGTTCCTTCTTTTGTTGGACTTCAGGGACTTATATTTAGGGAGATATCTCAGCGGACATAGGATGTTTTTCCTGATGTGTCTCATTTTATTGACCAATGTTGTGATTTTATTAGAGACTACACCTTACATGATTTTGATGAGATGCCGGTGGAAGTTCGACGAGCTAGGCAGTTAAAGGAGAGGCAACAACCGCCCCGTCGTGGTAGACGTGCCGGTGCACGAGCTACTGATGGTAGACGAGCTAGAGTTCAGGCTGAGCATGATCATATTGCTACAGACCTTGGAGATGATCATCTACCATTATATACTAATTCTCATGATGTCCAAAACTCATCCGCTCATGCTCGTACTGATCATAAGGCTACAGACCTTGAAGATGATCGGGATCCTCCTATACGCACTTCTATTGGATGACCCGCTGATACCATTTATGTTCATATGTCGGGATCATGTAGTCACGTCCATCACAATCGTGAGATTCTGGAAAGGTTTTCAAATGTTCCCCTTTTTTATCTTGGCTAGACTCCTACTCCCGAGCCTCGTACTGAGAACCCTCCTCCCGAGGAGCCTTCCAATGAGCTGTGTCTTATTGATAAGCATTTCACTGAGAAGCCTCCTCCTATGCATCGTTCTTACCGGCCTATTGAGCGTCTAACTAGGGAGATTTCTATTCCATCATTTAGTCTTCATGTTACTGTTGGATTTCGGGGTATAAAAACACAGAGGAAACAATAAATAAAACTGAAACTCACCaatgatccatgcgaaaaacaataTTAAGTTCGTCGATGAGGTATTTACTTTAAAGAGTTTTACGATTATTACGTATCCCTCCTTAACGATCTACGTCGTAGAGGTATCCACGCGAAAGCCGGTACAGAGGAGGCGTGTGCTAGCACCAAGAAAGGACTTGTTTTCCCCTTCTCTCTCACCTTTAGTAGCGagggttttatgtttttatctaataaaaatgtaaccctaatccaagttatagtttattaaatctgaaattctatttatttaataattaagtttaactcaattatcaaataacaactaaattttgaatttaataatatataaatttgaaattcatttatcccacttaattaataataaataattcgaatttcctttttaattcaaattcaaataaaaaaaattaaattaattattccTCCAAGCTTTTTctgtgcgaccctataggttattattaataatttaaatatcacacatttaaatataaacaatgagcgacatctagtaatacgACAATGTTACTCAAGTAATATTAACTAAATTGGTGATCAGTTAAACCTTTCAttaataatgtataatgtaatataattacttcaaccaaatattatagattaaaatCGGGGCATGTTATGTTCCATCTTCTTCATGGTTTAATCCacattttcttgatcaatgagtagactatcatttcaaatcaacatttgagcgcggAAGCACATATTCATGGTCTAGCTCACCCAAGTGGCCAATAATATCCCTCCAAAATTAaaagggttaaatcctttctagatccTTCATATTTCTCACATGATTCCTAATATACTCGTattccacttttatcattactcgGTCAAAGACAACTTTTGATGTAAACAAaatgtgatgccctcaatctcggggttaggaaatgaggactcacacacctttaaactaataattaaataagtataaaccacgattaactactaataggatcaacaggataaagtatgagacaagattaccactacaaatcataaaatatatcttaatcccaaaatattattaaataaataatatcgattccggctgggaactgACAGATAACCCTTTGTATCTTTACAGATATCCTTCTAGGcgcgtgctcactc is a window from the Apium graveolens cultivar Ventura chromosome 1, ASM990537v1, whole genome shotgun sequence genome containing:
- the LOC141710111 gene encoding putative F-box/LRR-repeat protein At3g58880, which gives rise to MNQRPKIAKQDEGDRLSSLPDDILHQILSFLGTRQAVQTSVLSKRWRHVWTTTSSLTFDWYDQLFPYTHSGIIKFMEHVLSNRNHETPVSCFKLFAVYPFPPSFLRRLIRYPIDHNVVEVDIDLEFHRYQPFNLSTFSSNTTQRLKLRAPLDFGDSSGSDRVWVLPVLKTLHLICPPHISNYKIPVSCLICLPALTTLCLDGVELPESLSSMSLPALTTLNLKRCNLPQEVWAFPDLLNLELDDVPLPQNITHFFSALVSVRDVKLYFTTRFIPDFTISCPQLACLVIGTRLLVPSHCNFQIVVVAPKLRELCCIGIFQVKLDVDELENVSIKLWDTNQYNKATWENKIVAYRHFINMLSKLSSAKILTLDSAMIQEFFVEAVFYPEYTPSPFKNLKYVKLSPGYKEPFIMPFKFATYLLGGNSGATIVKALPQRSNSCTLICVTWNSSISLRETFFSLVTPQGMA